A genomic window from Lotus japonicus ecotype B-129 chromosome 1, LjGifu_v1.2 includes:
- the LOC130730860 gene encoding uncharacterized protein LOC130730860: MYPFFTLDTSNLAEAKRRFNATKSEWGFTSFMPLDELHDPCKGFLVKDTCIIGAEISVTKSKQENKVNQAVLSQSGHKELALFSALSGDDELVDFLGLCKIEKAFVPLLVEVCSKHSSLIECQKKRSPRFTEWAFTALGRVLYFLKTRKVKDMNEAVCKDLQSLWEELETFKFDLSWLKPHIQFALRMESYVEKVVGAEKLKENVVVLEMEMKVLEVKLAVAKADLDRVSYVLEEEGFHEIDLDVELGYGIGC; the protein is encoded by the coding sequence ATGTATCCATTCTTCACTCTAGATACATCGAATTTGGCAGAGGCCAAACGCAGGTTCAATGCAACGAAGAGTGAATGGGGTTTCACCTCTTTCATGCCTTTAGATGAACTTCATGATCCTTGCAAAGGGTTTCTTGTGAAAGATACTTGTATTATTGGTGCAGAGATTTCTGTCACTAAGTCAAAACAAGAGAACAAAGTGAATCAAGCTGTTTTAAGCCAATCTGGACACAAGGAACTGGCATTGTTCTCAGCTTTGAGCGGTGATGATGAGCTTGTGGATTTCTTGGGTTTATGCAAAATAGAAAAAGCTTTTGTCCCACTACTAGTGGAAGTGTGTTCTAAGCATTCGTCACTGATTGAGTGCCAAAAGAAGAGAAGTCCTAGGTTTACTGAATGGGCGTTCACGGCTTTGGGAAGAGTTCTGTATTTCCTCAAGACTAGAAAGGTGAAAGATATGAATGAAGCGGTTTGTAAGGATCTTCAAAGTTTATGGGAGGAGCTTGAGACATTTAAGTTTGATCTGAGTTGGCTGAAGCCCCATATTCAATTTGCCTTAAGGATGGAAAGTTATGTGGAGAAAGTAGTGGGGGCGGAGAAGCTGAAGGAGAATGTGGTGGTTTTGGAGATGGAAATGAAGGTGCTTGAAGTCAAGCTGGCAGTTGCTAAGGCGGATCTTGATAGAGTGTCGTATGTCTTGGAAGAAGAAGGCTTCCATGAGATAGATTTGGATGTTGAATTAGGATATGGAATTGGGTGTTGA
- the LOC130730858 gene encoding uncharacterized protein LOC130730858 isoform X1, with protein sequence MAEDPISSFCNGLASFCNHLHSTSQALKQSIDRRPIPLDSASSTFVQCLNRRVSTATTDLDLLDSMSFGTVSLEELLGHCNELYKKNQTDLLQLEDHLKSYGYVPDVEMEEDEVEDIRPQGSEDRSDSASSFYGSLSVADSGFKSFEEDALLDESLSLKRLGLSDACLATLASEDNLSPREPEKVQEFKQQQHQPVLDKMVSSKRMNLLSYEEDKENLKSAEAASSMLKIHNSEFECLPGYMKGLASWEDLLVAVDKINSSLSKKTDGCNFLRQDEIPSLELGPKARSYLLLLVRMNRLVVETIDGLLSYRVL encoded by the exons atgGCAGAGGATCCAATTTCAAGCTTCTGCAACGGCTTAGCATCGTTCTGCAACCACCTTCACTCCACTTCTCAAGCCCTCAAACAATCCATCGATCGACGACCTATTCCTCTCG ATTCCGCGTCTTCAACCTTCGTGCAATGCCTCAACCGCCGCGTATCGACGGCAACCACCGACCTCGACCTGCTCGATTCCATGTCGTTCGGCACCGTATCTCTCGAAGAGCTTCTAGGTCACTGCAACGAATTGTACAAGAAGAATCAAACCGATCTGCTTCAACTCGAAGATCATCTCAAGAGCTACGGCTACGTTCCCG ATGTTGAGATGGAGGAGGATGAAGTTGAGGATATACGACCTCAAGGTTCGGAAGATCGATCGGATAGTGCGTCTTCTTTCTATGGATCGTTATCGGTGGCTGATTCTGGCTTCAAGAGTTTCGAAGAAGATGCACT ACTTGATGAATCTTTGAGTTTGAAAAGGCTTGGGCTATCAGATGCATGTCTAGCCACATTAGCATCTGAAG ATAATTTGTCTCCACGGGAACCTGAGAA AGTACAAGAATTTAAGCAGCAGCAGCATCAACCTGTTCTGGACAAAATGGTGTCATCCAAAAGGATGAACCTCTTATCTTATG agGAGGACAAGGAGAACTTAAAGTCAGCTGAAGCTGCCAGTTCCATGTTGAAGATACATAACAGTGAATTCGAATGTCTTCCCGGCTACATGAAGGGTTTAGCATCATGGGAG GATCTACTTGTTGCTGTTGATAAGATCAATTCAAGCCTAAGCAAGAAAACAGACGGATGCAACTTCCTCCGTCAAGATGAAATTCCTTCATTAGAATTAG GTCCTAAAGCAAGATCATACTTGCTGCTTTTAGTGCGGATGAACCGGTTGGTTGTTGAGACGATTGATGGTTTACTATCATACAGAGTATTGTAG
- the LOC130730861 gene encoding 40S ribosomal protein S15a-5-like translates to MGRRILNDALRTMVNAEKRGKAAVELSHISTVISSFLQIMKNRGYVKNFQVYDPHRVGRITVELQGRINDCKALTYRQDLKARDIEAYRLNTLPTNQWGYVVISTPDGVLDHEEAIRKNVGGQVLGYFH, encoded by the exons ATGGGGAGGAGGATTCTGAACGATGCATTGAGGACGATGGTCAATGCCGAGAAGAGAGGCAAAGCTGCGGTGGAGCTCAGCCACATCTCCACCGTCATCTCTTCTTTTCTCCAAATCATGAAAAACCGCG GTTATGTGAAGAATTTCCAAGTCTATGATCCACATAGAGTTGGGAGGATAACAGTTGAGCTACAAGGTAGGATCAATGACTGCAAGGCCCTCACATACAGGCAAGATCTCAAGGCAAGGGATATTGAAGCTTACAGATTGAATACTCTTCCAACTAATCAG TGGGGTTATGTTGTGATTTCGACGCCGGATGGTGTTTTGGATCATGAAGAGGCCATTAGAAAGAATGTGGGTGGTCAGGTTCTTGGTTACTTTCATTAG
- the LOC130730859 gene encoding uncharacterized protein LOC130730859 isoform X2 — protein sequence MVADSLPAYGWSRNTYFKLALVNQLDGNKSVVKETHQKFNGGYRSWGSSFMNLSDFYDSKQGYLVNNTCIIEAHICVSNVSAIQSTSFKKVTPTHDSELGDQETETSEESETPSSSTYGSSQTEQEVQVSDLTLRDLLDLENLGAEEEAFVPLLEEACTWHPSLIRSQSKRTSRFKLWAFTSLGQVLHILKTSKVKDMNEDAINHLQSLWEELVKASGFDLAWLEPYVESALGLKEHLERTVAVNKLKDKVVDVEIKMKKLRGELAAAEAEFESARRDLAEARKGFVEIDLNAELGYAMF from the exons ATGGTTGCGGATTCTTTACCAGCTTATGGATGGAGCAGAAACACGTATTTCAAGTTGGCTCTGGTTAATCAGTTGGATGGCAACAAGTCTGTTGTAAAGG AGACTCATCAGAAGTTCAATGGTGGATATCGCAGCTGGGGCTCATCATTCATGAATCTCAGTGACTTCTATGACTCTAAACAAGGCTATCTTGTGAACAACACATGCATCATTGAAGCTCATATTTGTGTTTCCAATGTTAGCGCTATTCAATCTACCAGCTTTAAAAAGGTTACTCCAACCCATGACTCTGAATTAGGTGATCAAGAAACAGAAACATCAGAAGAAAGTGAGACACCTAGTTCCTCAACCTATGGGTCTAGTCAAACGGAACAGGAAGTTCAAGTTTCAGATTTGACTCTGAGAGACCTCCTAGATTTGGAGAATTTAggagcagaagaagaagcttttgTTCCACTGTTGGAAGAGGCCTGCACTTGGCACCCTTCCCTGATAAGGAGCCAGAGTAAAAGAACTAGCAGGTTCAAACTATGGGCATTCACATCTTTGGGTCAAGTTCTACATATCCTCAAGACAAGTAAAGTGAAGGATATGAATGAAGATGCCATCAATCACCTTCAAAGTTTGTGGGAGGAGCTTGTTAAGGCTTCTGGATTTGACTTGGCTTGGCTGGAGCCTTATGTTGAATCTGCATTGGGTTTGAAAGAACATTTGGAAAGAACAGTGGCAGTGAATAAGCTGAAGGATAAGGTGGTTGATGTGGAGATTAAAATGAAGAAGCTGAGGGGTGAATTGGCTGCTGCAGAAGCTGAGTTTGAGAGTGCAAGGAGAGACTTGGCTGAGGCAAGAAAAGGTTTCGTAGAGATTGATTTGAATGCTGAGTTGGGTTATGCCATGTTTTAG
- the LOC130730858 gene encoding uncharacterized protein LOC130730858 isoform X2, with the protein MAEDPISSFCNGLASFCNHLHSTSQALKQSIDRRPIPLDSASSTFVQCLNRRVSTATTDLDLLDSMSFGTVSLEELLGHCNELYKKNQTDLLQLEDHLKSYGYVPDVEMEEDEVEDIRPQGSEDRSDSASSFYGSLSVADSGFKSFEEDALLDESLSLKRLGLSDACLATLASEDNLSPREPEKVQEFKQQQHQPVLDKMVSSKRMNLLSYEEDKENLKSAEAASSMLKIHNSEFECLPGYMKGLASWERYFPWLSFKM; encoded by the exons atgGCAGAGGATCCAATTTCAAGCTTCTGCAACGGCTTAGCATCGTTCTGCAACCACCTTCACTCCACTTCTCAAGCCCTCAAACAATCCATCGATCGACGACCTATTCCTCTCG ATTCCGCGTCTTCAACCTTCGTGCAATGCCTCAACCGCCGCGTATCGACGGCAACCACCGACCTCGACCTGCTCGATTCCATGTCGTTCGGCACCGTATCTCTCGAAGAGCTTCTAGGTCACTGCAACGAATTGTACAAGAAGAATCAAACCGATCTGCTTCAACTCGAAGATCATCTCAAGAGCTACGGCTACGTTCCCG ATGTTGAGATGGAGGAGGATGAAGTTGAGGATATACGACCTCAAGGTTCGGAAGATCGATCGGATAGTGCGTCTTCTTTCTATGGATCGTTATCGGTGGCTGATTCTGGCTTCAAGAGTTTCGAAGAAGATGCACT ACTTGATGAATCTTTGAGTTTGAAAAGGCTTGGGCTATCAGATGCATGTCTAGCCACATTAGCATCTGAAG ATAATTTGTCTCCACGGGAACCTGAGAA AGTACAAGAATTTAAGCAGCAGCAGCATCAACCTGTTCTGGACAAAATGGTGTCATCCAAAAGGATGAACCTCTTATCTTATG agGAGGACAAGGAGAACTTAAAGTCAGCTGAAGCTGCCAGTTCCATGTTGAAGATACATAACAGTGAATTCGAATGTCTTCCCGGCTACATGAAGGGTTTAGCATCATGGGAG CGTTACTTCCCTTGGTTAAGCTTCAAAATGTAA
- the LOC130730859 gene encoding MATH domain and coiled-coil domain-containing protein At3g58270-like isoform X1, which produces MDNQKETSTHFETFTWRIENFSKQKTKNLQSKAFRIAGYKWRILLYPLRKNVDHFSLYLMVADSLPAYGWSRNTYFKLALVNQLDGNKSVVKETHQKFNGGYRSWGSSFMNLSDFYDSKQGYLVNNTCIIEAHICVSNVSAIQSTSFKKVTPTHDSELGDQETETSEESETPSSSTYGSSQTEQEVQVSDLTLRDLLDLENLGAEEEAFVPLLEEACTWHPSLIRSQSKRTSRFKLWAFTSLGQVLHILKTSKVKDMNEDAINHLQSLWEELVKASGFDLAWLEPYVESALGLKEHLERTVAVNKLKDKVVDVEIKMKKLRGELAAAEAEFESARRDLAEARKGFVEIDLNAELGYAMF; this is translated from the exons ATGGATAATCAGAAGGAAACGAGTACGCATTTTGAGACGTTCACCTGGAGAATTGAAAACTTCTCAAAGCAAAAGACCAAGAATCTACAATCCAAGGCTTTCCGAATCGCAGGTTATAAATG GCGGATTCTTCTGTATCCATTGAGGAAAAACGTTGACCATTTTTCATTATATTTGATGGTTGCGGATTCTTTACCAGCTTATGGATGGAGCAGAAACACGTATTTCAAGTTGGCTCTGGTTAATCAGTTGGATGGCAACAAGTCTGTTGTAAAGG AGACTCATCAGAAGTTCAATGGTGGATATCGCAGCTGGGGCTCATCATTCATGAATCTCAGTGACTTCTATGACTCTAAACAAGGCTATCTTGTGAACAACACATGCATCATTGAAGCTCATATTTGTGTTTCCAATGTTAGCGCTATTCAATCTACCAGCTTTAAAAAGGTTACTCCAACCCATGACTCTGAATTAGGTGATCAAGAAACAGAAACATCAGAAGAAAGTGAGACACCTAGTTCCTCAACCTATGGGTCTAGTCAAACGGAACAGGAAGTTCAAGTTTCAGATTTGACTCTGAGAGACCTCCTAGATTTGGAGAATTTAggagcagaagaagaagcttttgTTCCACTGTTGGAAGAGGCCTGCACTTGGCACCCTTCCCTGATAAGGAGCCAGAGTAAAAGAACTAGCAGGTTCAAACTATGGGCATTCACATCTTTGGGTCAAGTTCTACATATCCTCAAGACAAGTAAAGTGAAGGATATGAATGAAGATGCCATCAATCACCTTCAAAGTTTGTGGGAGGAGCTTGTTAAGGCTTCTGGATTTGACTTGGCTTGGCTGGAGCCTTATGTTGAATCTGCATTGGGTTTGAAAGAACATTTGGAAAGAACAGTGGCAGTGAATAAGCTGAAGGATAAGGTGGTTGATGTGGAGATTAAAATGAAGAAGCTGAGGGGTGAATTGGCTGCTGCAGAAGCTGAGTTTGAGAGTGCAAGGAGAGACTTGGCTGAGGCAAGAAAAGGTTTCGTAGAGATTGATTTGAATGCTGAGTTGGGTTATGCCATGTTTTAG